The Desulfonatronum lacustre DSM 10312 region GACCCGGCGGTCCTGGAAATTATGTTCCAGGGCCTTGTTGAAGGCGGCAACGGCCTTTTCGAAATTCCGGGACATGGTGAAGGAAACACCCAGGTTGTTGTACAGGGAGCCTTCGCCGGGCCGCAGGGTAATGGCCTTTTGGTGTTCGATCAGGGCCAGGGCGGTTTCGCCCCGGAGGTCGTGGATCATGCCCAGGTAGGCCCGGGATCGCCACAGGTCCGGGTTCAGACGCAGGGCCTGCTGCAGGCTGAGCAGGGCCTGGTCGAGGTTCCCGGCCTGGAAAGAGGCCCGCCCCATTCCTTCGTGGGCCAGTTCAAAATCGGGATTCTTGGCCAGAATTCGCTGGAATTCGCTGACAGCTTCCTGGTTGTGTTCCCCGTGAACAAAGACCAGACCCCGCTTGTACCTCGCGCTGAGATTGTCCGGGTTCTGTTCCAGGGCGCGGTCGAACTGGAACAGCGCCATCTGCAGGTTGTTGCCGGCCAGCAGGGCATCGCCCAACCGTTCGTGCTCCCGGCTGGTGATGGTCAATCCGTCATCCCGGACCAGAGATATCTGTTGCTTGGCCGTACAGGAAATCATTCCCACGCTGAGGAGCAGTATCGTTGTCCAGCATGTCGCAACCCCCATCATTCCAGCCTTGCGTTGTCTCATGATTCGATCCTTCGTCCAGCGTTGGCGAGGTCCGCCGGAATGGCCACGGTTGATTGATTATGAACGTGAATGATACTCAGTATTCCGCATTGTTGACGCCTGCCCCGGTAATAGCCCAAAAACTCCGGGCAACTCTTTTCATAATACCTAGAAACCCTGGGCAGACAGGCAAGATGCCTGTCCCGCTATAGAACAGATACCTGCCCCAGGTCGCCCGTGAAGGGCGGCCTAGGGATTTAGTGTCGGGTAGGTGTCGGGTCGGATGTTGCATCGTTGCGGTGCGCTACATCTGGATCAGTGTCCGATAAATCTGAATCATTCCAGGGCCAAGGATGACCACGAACAGTGCTGGAAAAATAAAGAGGATCATGGGGAACAGCATCTTGACCGGCAACTGGGCGGCCACGGTTTCGGCGCGTTGAAAACGCTGCGTGCGCATGCTGTCGGAGTAGACCTTCAAGGCCTGGCTGACGCTGGTGCCGAATTTGTCCGTTTGGATGAGCAGGGTCGTCAGATTGTGCATTTCGGAGAGATCCGTGCGCATGGCCAGGTTCTTCAAGGCGTCATGGCGCAGCATTCCGGCCCGAAGCTCCAATGAGTAGAGCATCAGTTCGTCGCTCAGTGTTTGGTTGTCGAGCCGGATTTCGTTGGCCACTCGTTGCATGCTGGCGTCCATGCCCATGCCCGCTTCAACCCCCACAACCAGCATGTCCAATGCGTCAGGAAAGCCGTCCAGGATGATTTGTTTGCGTTTGAGCGTCCTGTTGTAAAGGAGCAGGTCTGGCAGGTAATAACCGGTCAGGGCCGCTGCCGTGAGAGCCAGGATCATGACTGTCGGAGAGATGGTTATGTGGGGGGTGGAAAGCTTGAACAACAGAATACCCGAGGGCAGGAGCAGGGCCAGAAGGAACTTCGTGCCCCAGAAGACGGCAGGGGCCCCTTCGCTCCGGATTCCGGCCTTCAGAAATCGGACCCGCATCCGGGAATGTTCCGCGACGCTGTCCTTGGTGATTTTGCTTCCCAGCAGGCCGATGAGGTCGTAGACCATGCCTCCCTTGGAAGATGACTTCTGGTTTTTGCCCTGAACCGGTTCAGCCGTGGAAGCGGAGAGGGGAAAGCGGGCTCTTTCCAGGAGCGCTCGTTGTCGCGCGGCGTGCCGAGTGTGCTGAACAACGCCGAACAGCAGCAATACGAAGGAAAATGCAAGCATGCCCACGCCGGCAAGCAGCAAATGATCTCCTTGAATAGGCATTTTTGACTCCGAAAATGTCTAGACCTTGATTTTGACCATGTTCTTCATGACGATTGCCCCGAAAATCATCATGATCGAGGCTCCGCCAAGCAGGAACCAACCTATGGTTTCCTCAAACATGACGCTCATATAGTCGGGGTTCAAAAAGTAGATCACGATTCCGATAAAAAACGGCAGAATCAGGAGCACGTACATGGAAAGCACGGCCTCAGCCGCCAGGGCCTTGACTTTTCCGAACAGCTTGAATCGCTCCCGGATCAATGTAGCGATTTTGTCGATGATTTCGGCAAGATTGCCGCCGGTTTCCCGTTGGAGGATAACCGCTACCACGAAAAAGTTCAGATCCTTGCACTCCACACGCTCGGTCATTTTTCGCAGGGCCTCGGGAACGCCCACGCCGAAGTTGATTTCGTCCAGGGTGGTTTCAAACTCCGGTCCCAAGGGGTCCTCGAATTCTTCCGCCGCGAGCTGCATGCCCGTACTGAAGGCGTGGCCGGCCCGCAGGGACCGGGCAATCAGGTCCAGGGCCTCGGGCAGTTGCCGCATGAATTTGGCGGACCTTTTTTTCTTCTGCCTGGACAGATAGACAAAGGGCGACAAGCCGCCCGCCAATCCTGCGCCGAAAGCCGGAAGAGTCGAATATTTCAGGGAGACGAGCAAATAAAACGACATGAACAACAGCACGCTCAAGAGAATGAAGAATCCGGCGGAACGGCGGGCATTGGCCTGGAGGAGCAATCGATTCAGTTGATGGGCCGGGGAGAATCGCAACAGGATGG contains the following coding sequences:
- a CDS encoding tetratricopeptide repeat protein, with the translated sequence MRQRKAGMMGVATCWTTILLLSVGMISCTAKQQISLVRDDGLTITSREHERLGDALLAGNNLQMALFQFDRALEQNPDNLSARYKRGLVFVHGEHNQEAVSEFQRILAKNPDFELAHEGMGRASFQAGNLDQALLSLQQALRLNPDLWRSRAYLGMIHDLRGETALALIEHQKAITLRPGEGSLYNNLGVSFTMSRNFEKAVAAFNKALEHNFQDRRVYNNLGLALSNLGHYQAALEAFRKGGTESQAYNNLGSVYLNKNRYEDAIRSFEKAIEHEPGFYVMAGENLKRARLGLGKEQ
- a CDS encoding type II secretion system F family protein, which gives rise to MPIQGDHLLLAGVGMLAFSFVLLLFGVVQHTRHAARQRALLERARFPLSASTAEPVQGKNQKSSSKGGMVYDLIGLLGSKITKDSVAEHSRMRVRFLKAGIRSEGAPAVFWGTKFLLALLLPSGILLFKLSTPHITISPTVMILALTAAALTGYYLPDLLLYNRTLKRKQIILDGFPDALDMLVVGVEAGMGMDASMQRVANEIRLDNQTLSDELMLYSLELRAGMLRHDALKNLAMRTDLSEMHNLTTLLIQTDKFGTSVSQALKVYSDSMRTQRFQRAETVAAQLPVKMLFPMILFIFPALFVVILGPGMIQIYRTLIQM
- a CDS encoding type II secretion system F family protein, coding for MNIYAIAAILFIVTVIMLQAAYYSYQMITNPDRAAIRRKLKRIALREERQEVSEITRKLVLSEIKTFNSILLRFSPAHQLNRLLLQANARRSAGFFILLSVLLFMSFYLLVSLKYSTLPAFGAGLAGGLSPFVYLSRQKKKRSAKFMRQLPEALDLIARSLRAGHAFSTGMQLAAEEFEDPLGPEFETTLDEINFGVGVPEALRKMTERVECKDLNFFVVAVILQRETGGNLAEIIDKIATLIRERFKLFGKVKALAAEAVLSMYVLLILPFFIGIVIYFLNPDYMSVMFEETIGWFLLGGASIMMIFGAIVMKNMVKIKV